One window from the genome of bacterium encodes:
- a CDS encoding Nramp family divalent metal transporter — protein sequence MPDDSSLAQKRTVSGGTAEDALDVLADRSPKGRFSRLLPFMGPAFIASVAYIDPGNFATNIQGGARFGYTLLWVIVASNLMAMLLQTLSAKLGIATGWNLAEHCRRRFSRPVVAVMWGLMEIVAMATDLAEFLGAAVGFNLLFGIPLWVAGILTAIATFLILGLERYGFRPIEAVITALVGIVSVSYLVETVLDRPNWGDVLYHSVVPQFSGAESVLLATGILGATVMPHAIYLHSALTQGRVVVRDPVQLHRLFRYELVDVIVAMGLASLINMAMLIMAATTFFQHGMTGVGSLETAHRTLEPLLGKGSSWIFAVSLLASGLSSSAVGTMAGQVMMQGFLKRRIPVWIRRIVTIIPSLVVISIGLDPTRTLVISQVVLCFGLPFAIVPLIMFTSSKSVMGVLVNHPATTAATGIVATLIIALNVYLVYQVFAAG from the coding sequence ATGCCCGACGATAGCTCCCTTGCACAAAAGCGGACCGTGAGCGGCGGGACGGCCGAGGATGCCCTCGATGTGCTGGCCGATCGCAGCCCGAAGGGGCGCTTTTCCCGCCTTCTCCCCTTCATGGGGCCGGCGTTCATCGCAAGCGTCGCGTACATCGATCCCGGCAACTTCGCCACCAACATCCAGGGCGGAGCCAGGTTCGGGTACACCCTCCTCTGGGTCATCGTCGCCAGCAACCTGATGGCGATGCTGCTCCAGACCCTGTCGGCCAAGCTCGGCATCGCCACGGGATGGAATCTGGCCGAACATTGCCGCAGGCGCTTCTCGCGCCCTGTCGTCGCAGTAATGTGGGGGTTGATGGAGATCGTGGCCATGGCGACCGACCTGGCCGAATTCCTCGGCGCGGCGGTGGGCTTCAACCTCCTGTTCGGCATCCCCCTCTGGGTGGCCGGCATCCTGACCGCCATAGCCACCTTCCTCATCCTGGGTCTTGAGCGGTATGGCTTCCGGCCGATCGAGGCGGTTATCACGGCCCTGGTGGGCATTGTCTCGGTCAGTTACCTGGTCGAAACCGTGCTGGACAGGCCGAACTGGGGCGATGTGCTGTACCACTCGGTCGTGCCGCAATTTTCCGGAGCGGAGAGCGTTCTGCTCGCGACGGGAATCCTGGGCGCAACGGTCATGCCCCATGCCATCTATCTGCATTCCGCCCTCACCCAGGGCCGCGTCGTGGTCAGGGACCCGGTCCAGTTGCACAGGCTGTTCCGCTACGAGCTGGTGGATGTGATCGTCGCCATGGGCCTGGCAAGCCTGATCAACATGGCGATGCTGATCATGGCCGCGACGACGTTCTTCCAACACGGGATGACCGGGGTCGGATCTCTCGAGACGGCGCATCGCACCCTGGAACCGTTGCTGGGCAAGGGATCCAGCTGGATCTTCGCCGTTTCCCTGCTGGCTTCCGGCCTGTCCTCCTCCGCCGTGGGCACCATGGCCGGACAAGTGATGATGCAGGGTTTCCTGAAAAGAAGAATTCCCGTCTGGATCCGCCGCATCGTCACGATCATTCCATCCCTGGTCGTAATTTCGATCGGACTGGACCCGACGCGCACCCTGGTGATCAGCCAGGTGGTGCTCTGTTTCGGCCTGCCGTTCGCCATCGTCCCCCTGATCATGTTCACAAGCAGCAAATCCGTGATGGGAGTACTGGTGAACCACCCTGCCACCACGGCAGCGACCGGCATCGTGGCAACCCTGATCATCGCCTTGAACGTGTACCTGGTTTACCAGGTATTCGCAGCGGGGTAA
- a CDS encoding universal stress protein: MFKHLLVPLDGSRMAEVSLTAAVFLAGKLGAVVTLFHAIERGAPQDIHGERHLTGPEEARDYLNEVAARSLPAGISVERHVHANEVNDVARSIAEHAAELGPDLVVMCTHGRGGLRGFMFGRIAQQVLGLGTTPVLLVPPAAAGSSPAFSCNRILVALDGNPDHEEGLTVAAGLAKVCGAKLRLVMAVHTSDTLSGEQATPAKLLPGATRALLDLAAQDAEKYLDRHATALRSAGFTVTSEVRRGDPPTVIVTTAERTKADLVVLGTHGKTGMDAFWSGSATPNVASRSVVPLLLVPVRSKEPES, translated from the coding sequence ATGTTCAAACATCTGCTGGTTCCCCTGGACGGATCGCGCATGGCGGAGGTATCCCTGACCGCCGCCGTTTTCCTTGCCGGGAAACTGGGAGCGGTGGTCACCTTGTTCCATGCGATCGAGCGCGGCGCGCCGCAGGACATCCATGGGGAGCGCCACCTGACGGGTCCGGAGGAAGCTCGCGACTACCTGAACGAGGTTGCCGCACGCTCTCTTCCCGCCGGTATCTCCGTGGAACGGCATGTGCACGCCAACGAAGTGAACGATGTGGCGCGCAGCATCGCCGAGCATGCGGCGGAATTGGGGCCTGACCTGGTCGTGATGTGCACCCATGGCCGCGGAGGCCTGCGCGGCTTCATGTTCGGCAGGATCGCCCAGCAGGTGCTCGGGCTCGGCACGACGCCGGTCCTGCTCGTACCGCCTGCCGCCGCCGGGTCCTCACCCGCATTTTCCTGCAACCGGATCCTTGTGGCATTGGACGGCAACCCCGACCACGAAGAGGGGTTGACGGTCGCGGCAGGTCTGGCGAAAGTCTGTGGAGCAAAATTGCGTCTCGTCATGGCGGTTCACACGTCCGACACTTTATCCGGGGAGCAGGCCACTCCCGCAAAGTTGCTGCCCGGTGCGACACGTGCCTTGCTCGACCTTGCGGCGCAGGATGCGGAAAAATACCTCGACCGCCACGCAACGGCCTTGCGGTCGGCGGGCTTCACGGTGACGTCCGAGGTTCGTCGCGGCGATCCCCCCACGGTCATCGTCACCACCGCGGAGCGGACGAAGGCCGACCTGGTCGTCCTGGGGACCCACGGGAAGACCGGGATGGACGCCTTCTGGTCGGGGAGCGCCACGCCGAATGTGGCCAGCCGCTCCGTCGTTCCGCTGCTGCTGGTGCCCGTGCGAAGCAAAGAGCCCGAAAGCTGA
- a CDS encoding tetratricopeptide repeat protein — translation MNRRSVAVFLGLTLLSWDGASVAIAGTSPALSSPAGKESPFLSAILRYSAGGSRDLLGLPVDPSLPEREIARLADRLRPEVAGVADGARVVAAFRRVLLVEERFTYDKSSADPGNYLLESVLARRKGNCLGLSLLYLTLADRLGIPFRGVYVPSHCFVRYEGNGVRVNVEFAEGGAPWEDDRYRREFRLLPGGPYLRSLSTAEMQGVFLKTLGAGYARKGREEDALRLYGEAGRLYPGLPDVHYNSGVSLQKLGRDDEAIGMYRRALALDPEMAAARDNLSILLARKGRYEEAIAEARRAVEIEPWNADTRGNLAAAYCGCGRLDEGIREYRTAVKADPGNRRLQSGLEQAYITRGSRREALP, via the coding sequence GTGAACCGTCGATCCGTCGCCGTATTCCTCGGGCTGACCTTGTTGTCATGGGACGGAGCCTCGGTCGCCATCGCCGGAACTTCCCCGGCACTATCTTCCCCCGCCGGGAAAGAGTCTCCCTTCCTGTCCGCCATCCTTCGATATTCCGCCGGAGGGAGCCGCGACCTCCTCGGCCTCCCGGTCGATCCGTCGCTTCCGGAGCGGGAGATCGCCCGTCTTGCGGACCGCCTGCGCCCCGAGGTGGCCGGCGTCGCCGACGGGGCGCGGGTCGTCGCCGCCTTCCGCCGGGTCCTGCTCGTCGAGGAACGGTTCACTTACGACAAATCGTCGGCAGATCCCGGGAACTACCTCCTCGAATCCGTCCTCGCCCGCAGGAAAGGGAACTGCCTCGGACTGTCGCTGCTCTACCTCACCCTGGCGGATCGGCTCGGCATCCCGTTCCGCGGGGTGTACGTGCCGTCCCACTGTTTCGTCCGGTACGAGGGAAACGGCGTCCGCGTGAACGTGGAGTTCGCGGAGGGCGGCGCACCCTGGGAGGACGACCGGTACCGGCGGGAGTTCCGGCTCCTGCCCGGCGGGCCGTACCTCCGTTCCCTCTCCACGGCCGAGATGCAGGGTGTTTTCCTGAAGACGTTGGGGGCGGGGTACGCCCGGAAGGGGCGGGAGGAGGACGCGCTCCGTCTGTACGGCGAAGCGGGGCGTCTCTACCCGGGGTTGCCCGACGTGCACTACAACTCCGGGGTCTCCCTGCAGAAACTGGGGCGGGACGACGAGGCGATCGGGATGTACCGCCGTGCGCTCGCCCTCGACCCGGAGATGGCGGCCGCCCGTGACAACTTGAGCATTCTCCTTGCCCGGAAGGGGAGGTATGAAGAGGCGATCGCGGAGGCCCGCCGGGCCGTGGAGATCGAGCCGTGGAACGCCGACACGCGCGGGAACCTCGCCGCCGCCTACTGCGGCTGCGGGCGGCTCGACGAGGGGATCCGCGAGTACCGGACGGCGGTGAAGGCCGATCCCGGGAACCGGAGGTTGCAGTCGGGGCTCGAACAGGCGTACATCACGCGCGGTTCGCGCCGGGAGGCGCTTCCGTAG
- a CDS encoding NAD(P)-dependent oxidoreductase codes for MAKVGFIGLGIMGEPMCRNILAKGHDVTVYNRTPAKMGSLIAAGAKASASLADLVRAVDVTITMVSDPAAVRDVVTAKGGILAALSPGKTYIDMTTVSPETSREIARLVRGSGADYLEAPVLGSRNPAAEGTLVILTGGDAGVSSRMEPLLLAMGSRVIHMGDTGMAAHMKLIINQIMGTILCVFAEGALAGMEAGLPAEKILAVLENSVVACPAIRLKGPDMLGERVFTPNFPLKHAHKDLRLAVETGRAMGIPATVTEASRNLFAIAMDKGFGDRDISAVVRALTDS; via the coding sequence ATGGCGAAGGTCGGTTTCATCGGGCTGGGGATCATGGGCGAACCGATGTGCCGGAACATCCTTGCGAAAGGCCACGACGTCACGGTGTACAACCGGACGCCGGCGAAGATGGGGTCCCTGATCGCCGCGGGGGCGAAGGCATCCGCATCGCTCGCGGACCTCGTTCGCGCCGTCGACGTGACGATCACGATGGTCTCCGACCCCGCCGCCGTGCGCGACGTCGTCACGGCGAAGGGAGGCATCCTCGCCGCCCTGTCGCCGGGGAAGACGTACATCGACATGACCACCGTTTCGCCGGAAACGTCGCGCGAGATCGCGCGGCTCGTCCGGGGATCGGGCGCCGACTACCTCGAAGCTCCGGTGCTGGGGAGCAGGAATCCGGCCGCGGAGGGGACGCTGGTGATCCTCACCGGCGGGGACGCCGGGGTCTCGAGTCGAATGGAACCTCTGCTCCTCGCCATGGGAAGCCGGGTCATCCACATGGGCGACACGGGGATGGCGGCCCACATGAAGCTCATCATCAACCAGATCATGGGGACGATCCTGTGCGTCTTCGCGGAGGGCGCGCTCGCAGGAATGGAAGCGGGGCTGCCGGCGGAAAAGATCCTCGCCGTATTGGAGAACTCCGTGGTGGCGTGTCCGGCGATCCGGCTCAAGGGACCGGACATGCTCGGGGAGCGGGTCTTCACGCCGAACTTCCCGCTGAAGCACGCGCACAAGGATCTACGCCTGGCCGTCGAGACGGGGCGGGCGATGGGGATCCCGGCGACGGTCACCGAGGCATCCCGCAACCTTTTCGCGATCGCTATGGACAAGGGATTCGGCGACCGGGACATCTCCGCGGTCGTCCGGGCGCTGACCGATTCGTAA
- a CDS encoding Crp/Fnr family transcriptional regulator — protein sequence MTFHPADLLRKTPLFATLSVDDLRRVADLAVSRRFAKKEAIFREGDRADGFFVVASGKVKVFKLSGEGKEQILHVIEPGQAFAEAVIFEGGAYPAHAEALADTELLFLPKRPFVDLLERHPKVAIRMLGSLSRWLKRMTDLVESLSLKDVETRLVFYLSEELKARGIPPVDGAELELAIGKSVLASRLGTVPETFSRTLKKLQDDGLIDVRGKRIRIVSAGNLFSILSH from the coding sequence ATGACCTTCCACCCCGCGGATCTCCTCAGGAAGACGCCGCTGTTCGCGACCTTGTCCGTCGACGACCTCCGGCGGGTCGCCGATCTCGCCGTTTCCCGGCGCTTCGCGAAGAAGGAAGCGATCTTCCGGGAAGGGGACCGCGCCGACGGATTCTTCGTCGTGGCCTCCGGCAAGGTGAAGGTGTTCAAGCTCTCCGGGGAGGGGAAGGAACAGATCCTTCACGTCATCGAACCCGGGCAGGCGTTCGCCGAGGCGGTGATCTTCGAGGGAGGGGCCTATCCCGCGCACGCCGAGGCGCTCGCCGACACGGAACTCCTGTTCCTCCCGAAGCGCCCGTTCGTCGACCTGCTGGAGCGGCATCCGAAAGTCGCGATCCGGATGCTGGGATCCCTCTCCCGCTGGCTGAAGCGGATGACCGATCTCGTGGAAAGCCTTTCCTTGAAGGACGTGGAGACGCGCCTGGTCTTCTACCTGTCGGAGGAGCTCAAGGCGCGCGGCATTCCCCCGGTCGACGGGGCGGAGCTCGAATTGGCGATCGGCAAGAGCGTGCTCGCCTCCCGTCTGGGAACCGTTCCGGAGACCTTCTCCCGGACGCTCAAGAAATTGCAGGACGACGGCCTGATCGACGTCCGCGGGAAGCGGATCCGGATCGTGTCCGCAGGGAACCTCTTTTCCATCCTGTCGCACTGA
- a CDS encoding ACT domain-containing protein produces the protein MGQFALSVVGRDRPGIVAEVSRVLFELGCNIEDSTCTILSGQFAMILVIAHPRYSSAAEIDPSFDTVRKSMGLTISLHTLMDEEISREKEFHGRPHIISVYGADRPGIVYSVARELARLDVNVTDLNTQVVGAKDRPVYMMVLEVDVPEGVDMKDLEREFDKIRKELSVSISVRPIESLEL, from the coding sequence ATGGGACAGTTCGCGCTGAGCGTGGTGGGAAGGGACAGGCCGGGGATCGTCGCGGAGGTGAGCCGCGTTCTCTTCGAACTCGGCTGCAACATCGAGGACTCCACTTGCACGATCCTCTCCGGGCAGTTCGCGATGATCCTCGTGATCGCACACCCGAGGTACTCCTCGGCCGCGGAGATCGACCCCTCCTTCGACACGGTGCGGAAGAGCATGGGCCTCACCATCTCCCTGCACACGCTGATGGACGAGGAGATCTCCCGGGAGAAGGAGTTCCATGGGAGGCCGCACATCATCTCGGTGTACGGCGCCGACCGCCCGGGGATCGTCTACTCGGTCGCGCGGGAACTCGCCCGGCTCGACGTGAACGTGACCGACCTGAACACCCAGGTGGTGGGCGCGAAGGACCGCCCCGTCTACATGATGGTCCTCGAGGTGGACGTCCCGGAGGGAGTCGACATGAAGGATCTCGAGCGCGAGTTCGACAAGATCCGGAAGGAACTCTCCGTCTCCATCTCCGTGCGTCCGATCGAATCGCTGGAGCTCTAG
- the def gene encoding peptide deformylase — MAVLPIRVFPDPVLKEKAAPVDGVTPEVSSFIDDLLETMRNSPGGVGIAAPQVGMPRRIVIVDVSAHRRGSQEQNNGLLVLLNPEILAMGGKQVVREGCMSVPDYTANVQRSQWVLVDALGRDGKRRIIESIGFEAVAIQHEVDHLDGVLFLDRVVSVKTDLFRRKRYR, encoded by the coding sequence ATGGCCGTTCTCCCCATCCGTGTATTTCCCGATCCCGTCCTGAAGGAGAAGGCCGCCCCCGTCGATGGGGTGACCCCCGAGGTGTCCTCGTTCATCGACGACCTTCTCGAGACGATGCGGAATTCCCCCGGGGGTGTCGGTATCGCCGCCCCACAGGTCGGGATGCCGCGGCGCATCGTGATCGTCGACGTTTCCGCCCACCGGCGCGGGAGCCAGGAGCAGAACAACGGGCTGCTGGTCCTGTTGAATCCCGAGATCCTTGCGATGGGGGGGAAGCAGGTCGTCCGCGAGGGGTGCATGAGCGTTCCCGACTACACGGCGAACGTCCAGCGCTCCCAGTGGGTGCTGGTGGACGCACTGGGCCGCGACGGCAAGCGGAGGATCATCGAGTCGATCGGGTTCGAGGCGGTGGCGATCCAGCACGAAGTGGATCACCTGGACGGGGTCCTCTTCCTCGACCGCGTCGTGTCGGTGAAGACGGACCTGTTCCGGCGAAAGAGGTACCGCTGA
- a CDS encoding RDD family protein, producing the protein MESLTDHHYAGFWARAAARIIDLLIIIAAFNLIYLVDRLGADAGLWTGMGLGEGSPNGAGFSMANVLRGLFFLTFPIFYYVYLHATYGQTFGKMALKIKVLNEDGTPLDYRKAFLRWLGYFLCDLTFYIGYLWAAFDRRKQGLHDKVCHTIVVRTDVPIPLPAAVEPEAPTVAPPDDPPSLDTGASPPL; encoded by the coding sequence ATGGAATCGTTGACGGATCACCACTACGCGGGGTTCTGGGCGCGCGCCGCCGCCCGGATCATCGACCTGCTCATCATCATCGCCGCGTTCAACCTGATCTACCTGGTGGACCGTCTCGGGGCGGACGCGGGGCTGTGGACCGGCATGGGGCTGGGCGAGGGGAGCCCGAACGGCGCCGGGTTCTCCATGGCCAACGTCCTTCGCGGCCTCTTTTTCCTGACATTCCCCATTTTCTACTACGTCTACCTCCATGCGACGTACGGGCAGACGTTCGGCAAGATGGCGCTGAAGATCAAGGTCCTGAACGAGGATGGAACGCCCCTTGATTACAGGAAGGCGTTTCTTCGGTGGCTTGGGTATTTCCTGTGCGACCTGACGTTCTACATCGGGTACCTCTGGGCCGCCTTCGATCGCCGCAAGCAGGGGCTCCACGACAAGGTGTGCCATACCATCGTCGTGCGGACGGACGTGCCGATCCCGCTTCCCGCCGCGGTGGAGCCGGAAGCCCCGACCGTGGCTCCCCCGGATGACCCGCCCTCCCTTGACACTGGCGCAAGCCCGCCGCTATAA
- a CDS encoding RsmE family RNA methyltransferase, whose amino-acid sequence MPTFFVDRKNISGDTAVLSGTEAGHMLRSLRLSVGDSFFAFDEEGNRYRMRILEATSRSLRAEVLEAFPPEPPPDVAVSLFVGLPKADKMDFILEKATELGVCRVIPFRSSRTIPRLDPADSRKRLSRWERVALAAAKQCGSGRVPEVSGIVPYPEALRRAAGHEGKIIFYEGEGTFSLKRVLSGMGGVRTVALVVGPEGGFSPDEVREALAAGCRCAGLGSRILRVETAALAVLAMVMYHFEKEPM is encoded by the coding sequence ATGCCGACCTTCTTCGTCGACCGAAAGAACATCTCCGGCGACACCGCCGTCCTCTCCGGGACCGAGGCGGGGCACATGCTCCGCTCCCTGCGCCTCTCCGTGGGCGACTCCTTCTTCGCCTTCGACGAGGAGGGGAACCGGTACCGGATGCGGATCCTCGAAGCCACCTCACGCTCCCTGCGGGCAGAGGTCCTGGAGGCGTTCCCTCCCGAGCCTCCGCCCGACGTCGCCGTCTCGCTGTTCGTGGGACTCCCGAAAGCCGACAAGATGGACTTCATCCTGGAAAAGGCGACGGAGTTGGGCGTCTGCCGCGTGATCCCGTTCCGGTCGTCCCGCACGATCCCCCGCCTCGATCCGGCCGATTCCCGGAAACGGTTGTCGCGATGGGAGCGGGTGGCGCTGGCCGCCGCGAAGCAGTGCGGTTCCGGACGCGTCCCGGAGGTGTCCGGGATCGTCCCGTACCCCGAGGCGCTGCGCCGCGCGGCGGGACACGAAGGAAAAATCATCTTCTACGAGGGCGAAGGGACGTTCTCCCTGAAGCGGGTCCTCTCCGGGATGGGAGGGGTTCGCACGGTCGCACTGGTCGTCGGCCCCGAGGGCGGCTTCTCCCCGGACGAAGTCCGGGAAGCGCTGGCGGCGGGGTGCCGGTGCGCGGGCCTGGGGAGCCGGATCCTTCGCGTCGAGACGGCGGCGCTCGCGGTTCTCGCCATGGTGATGTACCATTTCGAAAAGGAGCCTATGTAG
- a CDS encoding 50S ribosomal protein L11 methyltransferase: MTRWKSFSVQTRREAVDAVTQFFVAHGSLGTAYDEQLLGTEGDPADPIPPPPEVTRLTAYFPWDTDLYALKQAFLDLLPVLSESFGPGPEGFSEATEITDTGWAEKWKEHFHARKIGRKIMIKPSWETVDPGASDVVLTIDPGQAFGTGTHETTRMCLRMIEDVFDLSPAPRDALDVGTGTGILGIAAARLGAKRVLAIDTDPVAVDVAGKNAAENGVADVFRAATTPLSAIPGTFDLVLGNLIAEILIDMAPDLLRRTAPGGHLVLSGILSEKSGWVVEEFVKNGASLLAESVDGQWTALLFRRET; the protein is encoded by the coding sequence ATGACCCGCTGGAAATCGTTCTCCGTCCAGACCCGCCGCGAGGCGGTCGACGCCGTCACCCAGTTTTTCGTCGCCCACGGTTCCCTCGGGACGGCCTACGACGAGCAGTTGCTCGGCACGGAAGGGGACCCGGCGGACCCGATCCCGCCCCCGCCGGAAGTGACCCGCCTGACCGCGTATTTCCCCTGGGACACCGACCTCTACGCCCTCAAACAGGCGTTTCTCGATCTCCTCCCGGTCCTCTCGGAGTCGTTCGGGCCCGGGCCGGAGGGGTTCAGCGAGGCCACCGAGATCACCGACACGGGTTGGGCGGAAAAGTGGAAAGAGCATTTCCACGCCCGGAAGATCGGCCGGAAGATCATGATCAAGCCTTCCTGGGAAACGGTCGACCCGGGAGCGAGCGATGTCGTGCTGACGATCGATCCCGGCCAGGCCTTCGGCACCGGTACCCACGAGACCACGCGGATGTGCCTGCGGATGATCGAGGATGTGTTCGATCTCTCTCCGGCCCCGCGTGACGCCCTCGACGTGGGGACGGGAACGGGTATCCTCGGGATCGCCGCCGCGCGCCTCGGCGCGAAGCGCGTCCTCGCCATCGACACCGACCCGGTGGCGGTGGACGTCGCCGGGAAGAACGCCGCGGAGAACGGCGTGGCGGACGTCTTCCGCGCGGCGACCACTCCCCTGTCCGCGATCCCCGGCACCTTCGACCTCGTCCTGGGAAACCTGATCGCGGAGATCCTGATCGACATGGCCCCCGACCTCCTGCGGCGGACGGCCCCGGGCGGACACCTCGTTCTCTCCGGCATCCTTTCGGAGAAGAGCGGCTGGGTGGTCGAGGAGTTCGTGAAAAACGGCGCCTCCCTTCTCGCGGAATCCGTCGACGGGCAATGGACGGCCCTCCTCTTCCGCCGGGAGACATGA
- a CDS encoding M20 family metallopeptidase, with protein sequence MDPARKKILTITDRLAPMAARMLRRITSYAELPLEETRTSETLSAFLVERGFRVTRGVAGMETAFRAEFAFGKGRPVVAFLCEMDALPGLGHACGHNIVGVASACAAAALADFGKGVLRAGKVIVLGTPAEETGYGKARMVEKGIFRGIDAAMMVHPSSRRHVAKGYLALAKLYFTYHGRAAHAAAYPEHGINALDGVLLLFNGVSLLRQQLPDTVRVHGIVTEGGRAPNIIPERAKAYFYVRGETLAEMRDAAARVKACAAGAATASRCRLEVEEGAYALSPMKVNPVLADAYRRSLSLLGCEESGAPTNRNRGSSDIGNVSQVVPTLQPNVPIVSGARVEIHTHAFQEATTKPSGIEGMMEGIRALALTGYDLFADPSLVREAWKAFRG encoded by the coding sequence ATGGATCCCGCGAGAAAAAAAATCCTGACGATCACGGACCGGCTGGCCCCGATGGCCGCCCGGATGCTGCGCCGGATCACGTCGTACGCGGAACTTCCCCTGGAAGAGACCCGGACCTCGGAAACCCTGTCGGCGTTCCTCGTGGAGCGGGGGTTTCGCGTGACGCGCGGCGTGGCCGGGATGGAAACGGCATTCCGGGCGGAGTTCGCCTTCGGGAAGGGTCGGCCCGTCGTCGCGTTCCTGTGCGAGATGGACGCACTGCCCGGGCTGGGGCACGCGTGCGGGCACAACATCGTGGGGGTGGCGTCCGCGTGCGCCGCCGCGGCGCTGGCGGATTTCGGGAAGGGCGTCCTCCGCGCGGGAAAAGTGATCGTTCTCGGAACACCCGCGGAGGAGACGGGGTACGGCAAGGCACGGATGGTCGAGAAGGGGATCTTCCGGGGAATCGACGCTGCGATGATGGTCCATCCGTCTTCCCGCCGCCACGTCGCGAAGGGGTATCTCGCGCTGGCCAAGCTGTACTTCACGTACCACGGCCGGGCGGCGCATGCGGCGGCGTACCCGGAGCACGGGATCAACGCCCTCGACGGAGTCCTCCTCCTCTTCAACGGCGTCTCCCTGTTGCGGCAGCAGCTTCCGGACACCGTCCGCGTTCACGGCATCGTCACGGAAGGAGGGCGCGCTCCCAATATCATCCCCGAGCGGGCGAAGGCGTACTTCTACGTGCGGGGCGAGACGCTCGCGGAGATGCGCGACGCGGCAGCGCGCGTGAAGGCGTGCGCCGCAGGCGCGGCGACGGCCTCCCGTTGCCGGCTCGAAGTGGAGGAGGGGGCGTACGCCCTTTCGCCGATGAAGGTGAATCCCGTCCTGGCCGACGCCTACCGGCGCTCCCTCTCGCTGCTCGGATGCGAGGAGAGCGGTGCGCCGACGAACCGGAATCGCGGCTCCTCCGACATCGGAAACGTCTCGCAGGTCGTCCCCACGCTGCAGCCGAACGTGCCCATCGTTTCGGGCGCACGCGTCGAAATCCACACCCACGCCTTCCAGGAGGCGACGACGAAGCCGTCCGGCATCGAAGGGATGATGGAGGGGATCCGGGCGCTCGCCCTCACCGGGTACGACCTCTTCGCCGACCCGTCCCTCGTGCGCGAGGCCTGGAAAGCGTTCCGGGGATAA